The Natronoarchaeum philippinense genome includes the window CATCGACTCGTAGGCCTCGCCGACGATCTGTTGTTTGAGTTCGGACATCTCCTTCGAGCGGTCCTTCTTGACCTGTCCGCCGAGCCCCTTCAGGTCGGCGGCGTCGGTGCCGGGGCGCTTCGAGAAGCGCGTGACGTTGACCTTCTCGGGGCGGGTCTCGCGGAACAACGCCATGCTCTGGGCGTGGTCGTGGTCGGTCTCGCTTGGGAAGCCGACGATGAAGTCCGTCGAGAGCGTCCAGTAGTCGAGCCGGTCGTCGAACGTCTCGACGACCTCGACGAACTCGTCGACCTGATGCTGGCGGCGCATGTCCCCGAGCACGTCGTTCGAGCCCGACTGGACGGGCGCGTGGATGAAGTTGTACAGTTCGTCGTGCTCGGCGAACACGTCGGCGAGTTCCTCGCGGATGCCGTGGATCCCCTTCGGGTTTGCCATCCCGACGCGCACGCGAAAGTCGCCGTCGATCTCGGTACAGATGCGATCGAGCAGGCGGTGGAGTTTGCGCTCGCCCTCCTCCCAGCCGTAGACGCCGGTGTCCTGACCGGTGATGCGAATTTCCTTGGCGCCCGCGTGGACGAGCGCGCGTGCCTTCTCGACGTTTTCCTCGACCGGCGGCGAGTCGATCTTGCCGGTGGCGTGCTTGGTGATGCAGTACGAGCAGTCGCTCATGCAGCCGCGCGCGATCGGTAGGATGCCGACGACGCCGTCGAGGATCGGCTCGGTTCCGGCGGTCGTCGTCGGACACTCGCCGTTTCCGACGGCGTTTGGCACCTCGTCCCAGTGGAGCACGCGGGCGTCGATGCCCGCCTCGGCGAACTCCTCGCCCTGCGCGATCGCCATACAGCCGGTGACGATCAGATCGGCCGTCTCAGCCTGTAGCTCCTCGGCACGTCGAAGCATGTTGCGCTCGGTCTTCTCGACGACCGTACAGGAGTTCATGATCGCAACGTCGGCCTCGCTCGGCCCGTCGACCGGCCGGTGGCCCGCATCGCGGAGTTTGCGCTCGATCTGCCGGCTTTCACCCCGGTTCGACGTACAGCCGTAGGTCTCGATGTGATAGCGGGCCATCTCGTCGGACAGTGGGGACCGCGTGGCAAAAAGCGCGACGAAAGGACACGCCCCGCGGGATTTTCATCGCGGTCGTTATTGCCGTTATCGTCGGATAGCGACTCTAAGCAGACAATAGCGCTCGGAAACGCTGTTTAGTGAAATTATTCACCAAATATTGATCGCAACATGGATCAAAATATAAGTAGCAGGTGTAGCCACATACATAGCATGGCTGAAAGAAAATTCACAGTCACTACCGGCGCGGCGACGTCGGCGGTACTCGTCGCCGTGCTCGTGGTGAGCATCATCGGTGCGGCCGGCACGAACGGCGCCGCACAGCCGAGCATCGACGGCAATCAGATCCAGTCGGCGGGCGACGCTCCGACTGCCGACGAGATCTACGTCAAGGACAACGGTGACGCGGTGCTCGTCTATCAGGCCGACGAGGAAAGCGGCGACACCGACCTCCAGCAGATGGAACTGGGCATGTCGGTCAGCGAGGGGCTGGCCCACGTGCTGATCAAAGGAGACTCCGAAGAGCTCGAAGACAACGCGAGCGGCGGGCTGACGCTGTTGCTCGAACGGAACCGGTTCACCGGGAACGGGACCTTCGGCATGGACAAGCCCGAAGATCTCGACTCGCTCACGCTCGACGTGATGGCCGAGCGCACGAGCGAGACCAACACGTTCGACGCCGACTTCTCCGCGAGCGCACCGCTCGACGGACAGGCTGCACAGGCCCAGTCGATGCAGACCAGCGGGAGCATGAGCATGTCCGCGGACACGTTCACGACGAGCGGCACGTTCTCGGCCGAAACCGCGCTGCCCGTCGAGGAGTCCTACGACGTGAGCGCGAGCGGGACCGAAACCGGGTACTCGCTGTCGGTCTCCCAGACCCAGCCCGTGAGCGAGTATCAGGCCGACCGCTGGAACAGTCGTACCGCCGCAAAGCAGACGCTCGAAAGCCAGTTCGGCGGCGTCGCTGAGAGCTTCGGCGGCACCAGCACGGTGACGATCGAGAGCTACTCCTTCGAGCAGTCCGCTGGCACCACCAGCACGCTCGATATCTCCTACACGATCGAGTACAGCGGCGTCAAAGACGGCGTCGCCGCCGCGCTGGAGAGCCAGCTCGCAAACGACCCCTCGCTCGACATGAGCAGCGAGGAAGCCAGCGCCGTCGCTCAGAGCGTGGTCGACGTCGAACTCCGCACGCTCGACGCCAACCTCGACGCCAGCGCCGGCACTGTCGAGGGCGGCTGGGAGGTCGAAATCGGCAACTACGCCCAAGCGCTCCGCTCGGGACTCGACATCGCCGAGCAGCAGTCGACCGACGAGAACGTCACCGAAGCGATCGGACAGATCAACACGATGCTGGACGCCCAGCAAGCCGCGGACCTCCGACAGACGGTCGAGTGGTCGGGGAGCCTGACGACGACCGACAGCACGGTCGAGATGCAGGCCAACGTCTCCAGTGACTCGGAGAACTGGGCCGCGTACGTCGACGAGCTGCAGGCCAACGGCGTCGACGCCGCCCAGAACGACGTGTCGATGGAGCTCCACGCACAGACCGAAGACGGACGCCTCACCGCCGATATGTCGATGAGCGTCGAGCAGGAAGACCTCGTCGGCACCATGGTCGACTCGATCATGCAGTCGGCCGCCCAGAGCCCGACCGGAAGCGAGCAGAGCCAGCGCATCCTCCGCCAGCTCAAGAACTCGCAGTTCCAGACCGGCAAGATCGACGTGAGCGTCGACTCCGAAAACGTCGTGATCGAGGCCGGCGCGAAGTTCGACAACATGTCCGCGCTGGGCCAGCAGATCAACGAGGCCTACGGCGGCCACACCGTCACGCAGGTCGCCGGGACGCTCGCCGACAGCGAGAGCAACGCGATGCACGTCCACGTCGACAGCCTCGTCGCCGCCGACGCGGGCGAATCCGACGTGAGCGCGCTTGCCGTCGCCGACTCCGAAACGGAGATCAACATGGCCGGCGACTGGGACCGCTCGTTCAGCACGATGGACACCGAGCGCGCAAAGCAGTTCCTCGGACTGAGCGACTCCGAGAGCGACGAGGAAGGCTCCGACTCCAGCCTGCCCGGCTTCGGACCGGCCGTCGCCGTGCTCGCGCTGGTCGGCGCGGCGCTGATCGCTCGACGCCGTAACTGAGCAGCGACCTCGAACGGGGCGTTTTTTCTTTTACTGATCGCGGTACTCCGCAGCGATGTCGGCGCCACTTGAGGCGCCGATCCGCTCTGCACCGGCGTCGAGCAGTTCGCGGGCGCGCTCGTAGCTGCCGATGCCGCCGCTTGCCTTGACGGGGAGAAACTCCGAGAGCAGTTCGACGTCGTGGACCGTCGCGCCGCCGGGATGATCGGCCGGATCGGCGAATCCCGTTGCGGTCTTGAGGTAGTCCACGTCAGCCTCGACCGCTAGCTCGGCGATCCGCCGGAGTTCGGCGTCGTCGAGCAGCGGCGCCTCGACGATGACCTTCACCGGAACCGCGACCGCGGCGGCGAGTTCGGCCAGTTCGTCGCGGACGGCGTCGTCCTCGCCGGCGCGCAGGCGGCCGATGTTGGCCACCACGTCGATCTCGTCGGCGCCGGCTCGGACCGCGTCGACCGCCGTCTGAACTTTGATCGCGGTCGGCTCTTGGCCGTGAGGAAACCCCGCAACAGTCACCAGCAACACGTCCGGCGCGTGCTCGGCCGCCTCGGGGACAAAACACGGCGGGATGCAGGCGTTCGTGCCGTATTGTTCGGCCTCGCCGAGCACCCGACGAACGTCCGCGGGCGTCGTCTCTGGCCCGAGAACGGTGTGGTCGATGCGCTCGGGGAAGTCGGCGTACTCCATGATCGGTAGAGTGACCCCGGGGAGAAAAAGCCGCAGGGCGGCTGCGATGTCGCACCGACGGCATTTGTCCAGAGCGTGCGCGCCACTGAGTCGCCCGTCGGCGAGCAACTCGTCGAGAGAGCGGCGGGCTGCTGCGCTCGGCGATAGCCGTATGCCACACCCGATGGCTTGCGCGTGCAAGCCGGCTACCCCGCAATTACCTGTGTGGTAAACCTACCCAATCGGAAGGTTTTCAGCGTTGCCGTTCGCGTACCTCAGGTATGGTATTACCGGAAGGGTTGGCGATGCCTCCGTTGCCGTACGCGATCGGTCTCTTGGTGGGGGTGGTCGGCGTCGCCGGGCTGATCTATCTGCTTCGGCCGCCGGTGACGAACTGGACCGTCGTCGCGCTGTCGCCGTGGATGGCGCTTGGGGGCGTCCTCCACGGGCTCGAACGGCTTGGTACGTTTCCCGAGTCGATCGAGCCGCTGTTTGGCGCGCCGGCGGTGTACGCGACGATGGCGATCGTCACCGGATTGACGTGGGCGTTCGCCGGCGTCTCGGCCGAAATTCGAACGCACGGATCGACCGACCGGACGCTGGGGACGATCGGAACGGCCGTCCTGATCACTCTCTCGGTGTTTTCGGTGTATCAGGGGATCAACAACGGGACGCTCGCACCGTTCTGGCCGGTGATCGCCATCGTCGTCGCCGGCGTCGTGACGGCGATTGCGTGGGTGCTGTTGAGTCTCGGGTTCACCGAATCGGCCTCCGTCACGGGTGCGACCGGCGTCGTCGTGATCGGCGCTCACGCCGTCGACGCCGTCACGACCGCGATCGGCTACGACGTGATCCCCGGTATCTCCGAGCGGACGCCGCTGTCGAGAATCATCTTGCAGATCGGCGACGCGCTGCCGACCGCCGACCTGATCGGCGCGGGCTGGCTGTTCGTGTTCGTCAAACTGTTCATCGCGGGAGCGGTGGTCGTGTTGTTCCGCGAGTACGTCAAAGAAGAGCCGACACAGGCGCGACTGGTGTTGGCGTTTATCGCCGCGGTCGGGCTCGGCCCCGGCGCCCAGAACCTGCTGGTGTTTGCGATCGGCGGGCTGTAGGCGCCCGACAGCGTTTTCTCCCCGGCGACACAGCTTCGAATCGTTCGAATGGCGCGCGTTCTCACCGCTGGCCACGTCAACTGGGACGTGACGTTGGCGCTCGATCGCCTCCCCCGACCGGACGGCGAGGCACGCATCAGAGCCCAGTATCAGGCGGGCGGCGGGAGCGCGGCCAACGTCGCGGTCGCGCTGACTGGACTCGACGTTTCGACGGGCGTGCTCGGCAGCGTCGGCGACGACGAGAACGGCCTGCTCGTGCGCCGGGAGCTGGACGCCGCGGCCGTCGACATCGACGGGCTCGTCACCGTCCCCGACGCCGCCACGTCGGTCAAGTACCTGTTGACAGCCGAGGACGGCGAGGTTGCCGTGCTTGGCAACGACGGCGTCAACGAGGCGATCGGTCCCGACGATGTCAATCCCGATCGCGTCCGCCGAGCCGACCATCTCCATCTGACGAGCCAGCGCCCCGAGACGGCGGCCCGGCTGGCCGAAATCGCGGCCGAAGCGGGCGTCACCGTGAGCTTCGATCCCGGGCGGCGAGCGCCCGACCGTGACTTCTCGCGCACCTTCGAGATCGCCGATCTGGTGTTCTGTAACGACCGCGAGGCCGCCGCAGTCGGCGGGATCGAAGACTCGCTGGGCGACCACTGTACGCTCGTCGTCAAGCGCGGCGGCGACGGCGCGGCGGCAGTCTCGGCTGAGGCGACCCGTCGCCACCCCGGCTTCGGCGTCGATCCGGTCGACACCAGCGGCGCTGGCGACGCCTTTGCGGCGGGCTTTCTGGCCGCGTGGCTCGACGACGCCGACGCGAAGCGAGCGCTGGCGGTCGGTAACGCCTGCGGCGCGCTGGCTGCCGAGCGGACCGGCGCACGCACGTCGCCGTCGTGGGGCGAGATAGAGACGCTGCTGGCGGGGCGTCGGGACGCCGACGGATAGCCGACTGCGATAGGGAAATCGCCGGGAGCCGAACGCCGCCAGACGCCGAAGGCAAGCGCGCGTTTTTTCTTTCGGTTGGGCGAACGGTGTCGTATGGCCAAACAGCCCCACCTGCTAGTCGAGGACGGAGA containing:
- a CDS encoding tRNA (N(6)-L-threonylcarbamoyladenosine(37)-C(2))-methylthiotransferase — protein: MARYHIETYGCTSNRGESRQIERKLRDAGHRPVDGPSEADVAIMNSCTVVEKTERNMLRRAEELQAETADLIVTGCMAIAQGEEFAEAGIDARVLHWDEVPNAVGNGECPTTTAGTEPILDGVVGILPIARGCMSDCSYCITKHATGKIDSPPVEENVEKARALVHAGAKEIRITGQDTGVYGWEEGERKLHRLLDRICTEIDGDFRVRVGMANPKGIHGIREELADVFAEHDELYNFIHAPVQSGSNDVLGDMRRQHQVDEFVEVVETFDDRLDYWTLSTDFIVGFPSETDHDHAQSMALFRETRPEKVNVTRFSKRPGTDAADLKGLGGQVKKDRSKEMSELKQQIVGEAYESMVGETREVLAVEEGTGDSVKCRDGAYRQIIVQNASERGVEVGEFLEVEVTGHSTVYAFGEPV
- a CDS encoding PGF-CTERM sorting domain-containing protein → MAERKFTVTTGAATSAVLVAVLVVSIIGAAGTNGAAQPSIDGNQIQSAGDAPTADEIYVKDNGDAVLVYQADEESGDTDLQQMELGMSVSEGLAHVLIKGDSEELEDNASGGLTLLLERNRFTGNGTFGMDKPEDLDSLTLDVMAERTSETNTFDADFSASAPLDGQAAQAQSMQTSGSMSMSADTFTTSGTFSAETALPVEESYDVSASGTETGYSLSVSQTQPVSEYQADRWNSRTAAKQTLESQFGGVAESFGGTSTVTIESYSFEQSAGTTSTLDISYTIEYSGVKDGVAAALESQLANDPSLDMSSEEASAVAQSVVDVELRTLDANLDASAGTVEGGWEVEIGNYAQALRSGLDIAEQQSTDENVTEAIGQINTMLDAQQAADLRQTVEWSGSLTTTDSTVEMQANVSSDSENWAAYVDELQANGVDAAQNDVSMELHAQTEDGRLTADMSMSVEQEDLVGTMVDSIMQSAAQSPTGSEQSQRILRQLKNSQFQTGKIDVSVDSENVVIEAGAKFDNMSALGQQINEAYGGHTVTQVAGTLADSESNAMHVHVDSLVAADAGESDVSALAVADSETEINMAGDWDRSFSTMDTERAKQFLGLSDSESDEEGSDSSLPGFGPAVAVLALVGAALIARRRN
- the deoC gene encoding deoxyribose-phosphate aldolase, which gives rise to MEYADFPERIDHTVLGPETTPADVRRVLGEAEQYGTNACIPPCFVPEAAEHAPDVLLVTVAGFPHGQEPTAIKVQTAVDAVRAGADEIDVVANIGRLRAGEDDAVRDELAELAAAVAVPVKVIVEAPLLDDAELRRIAELAVEADVDYLKTATGFADPADHPGGATVHDVELLSEFLPVKASGGIGSYERARELLDAGAERIGASSGADIAAEYRDQ
- a CDS encoding DUF63 family protein — translated: MVLPEGLAMPPLPYAIGLLVGVVGVAGLIYLLRPPVTNWTVVALSPWMALGGVLHGLERLGTFPESIEPLFGAPAVYATMAIVTGLTWAFAGVSAEIRTHGSTDRTLGTIGTAVLITLSVFSVYQGINNGTLAPFWPVIAIVVAGVVTAIAWVLLSLGFTESASVTGATGVVVIGAHAVDAVTTAIGYDVIPGISERTPLSRIILQIGDALPTADLIGAGWLFVFVKLFIAGAVVVLFREYVKEEPTQARLVLAFIAAVGLGPGAQNLLVFAIGGL
- a CDS encoding carbohydrate kinase family protein, encoding MARVLTAGHVNWDVTLALDRLPRPDGEARIRAQYQAGGGSAANVAVALTGLDVSTGVLGSVGDDENGLLVRRELDAAAVDIDGLVTVPDAATSVKYLLTAEDGEVAVLGNDGVNEAIGPDDVNPDRVRRADHLHLTSQRPETAARLAEIAAEAGVTVSFDPGRRAPDRDFSRTFEIADLVFCNDREAAAVGGIEDSLGDHCTLVVKRGGDGAAAVSAEATRRHPGFGVDPVDTSGAGDAFAAGFLAAWLDDADAKRALAVGNACGALAAERTGARTSPSWGEIETLLAGRRDADG